One Tamlana carrageenivorans genomic region harbors:
- a CDS encoding transposase, giving the protein MTTEVLNAAAESFNAKIKAFRQQLRGVRNKEFFLFRLAQIYA; this is encoded by the coding sequence TTGACAACAGAAGTACTAAATGCGGCTGCTGAATCTTTTAATGCAAAGATTAAAGCCTTTAGACAACAACTTAGAGGTGTGAGAAATAAGGAATTCTTCCTCTTTAGATTAGCACAAATTTATGCCTAG
- a CDS encoding ISAon1 family transposase — protein sequence MGFFYGVNGKKLQRQYKDHLSDFKSWDQKAHAKDWLLYPENLGSYLSLDETAFCNGELYTILTNKDAKGKKGSIVAIVKGTKAETVIKILHEIPLKQRNKVKEVTLDMAGNMGLIVKKSFPNACLVIDRFHVQKLALDALQEIRIKHRWEAIDFENDAIEDARSKSLKYTPEILPNGDTLKQLLARGRYLLYKPSNKWTENQAKRSVILFKHYPDIEKAYKLCQNLSWIFNNTQDKTSALTRLAKWDEKVRQAAFKSFNTISRTMSVHYQNILNYFDNRSTNASAEAFNAKIKAFRAQFRGVRNVKFFLYRLTTIFA from the coding sequence ATTGGATTTTTCTACGGTGTTAACGGCAAGAAACTGCAACGCCAGTACAAAGATCACTTAAGTGATTTTAAATCTTGGGATCAAAAAGCCCATGCAAAAGATTGGCTATTGTACCCTGAGAATCTAGGAAGCTACCTATCGCTTGACGAAACCGCTTTTTGCAATGGCGAACTCTACACCATCTTAACCAATAAAGATGCCAAAGGAAAGAAAGGCTCTATAGTAGCTATAGTTAAAGGAACTAAAGCTGAAACAGTGATAAAAATACTTCATGAAATTCCTTTAAAACAAAGAAATAAAGTTAAAGAAGTGACTCTGGATATGGCAGGAAACATGGGACTCATTGTTAAAAAATCATTCCCCAATGCCTGCTTAGTTATAGACCGTTTTCATGTGCAGAAATTAGCATTGGACGCTTTGCAAGAAATAAGAATAAAACACAGGTGGGAAGCCATCGATTTTGAAAATGATGCCATAGAAGACGCTAGAAGTAAATCTTTAAAATACACACCTGAAATACTTCCAAACGGAGATACATTAAAACAACTACTGGCAAGAGGAAGATATTTACTCTATAAGCCAAGCAATAAGTGGACTGAAAACCAAGCTAAAAGATCAGTGATACTATTTAAACACTATCCTGATATAGAAAAAGCATACAAACTATGCCAGAACTTATCTTGGATTTTTAACAATACTCAGGATAAAACTTCCGCACTAACACGATTAGCTAAATGGGATGAAAAAGTTAGACAAGCAGCCTTTAAAAGCTTTAATACTATATCCAGAACCATGTCTGTTCACTATCAAAACATTCTAAACTATTTTGATAATAGAAGTACCAACGCTTCAGCAGAAGCTTTCAATGCTAAAATTAAGGCTTTTAGAGCACAGTTCAGAGGCGTAAGAAACGTAAAATTCTTCCTCTATAGATTAACTACTATTTTTGCTTAA
- a CDS encoding ISAon1 family transposase N-terminal region protein, which translates to MSSDSLLAKANLLLPEILMKYFDLDKHEIKGEALHFYFTELNTIPEEFNGTKLHSKGFFSEATVQDFPIRGKNVYLHIKRRRWLNKQTNEVVHRDWNLVAQGTRMTAEFADFLKEISPY; encoded by the coding sequence ATGTCATCAGATTCATTATTAGCCAAAGCCAATTTATTACTTCCAGAAATACTTATGAAGTATTTTGATTTGGACAAGCACGAAATTAAAGGAGAAGCACTACATTTTTATTTTACAGAACTAAACACGATTCCCGAAGAATTTAATGGAACTAAACTTCATTCCAAAGGCTTCTTTTCTGAGGCTACCGTTCAAGACTTCCCTATACGAGGTAAAAATGTTTACCTTCATATAAAACGCCGCAGATGGCTGAATAAGCAAACCAATGAAGTGGTTCATAGAGATTGGAATTTAGTAGCACAGGGAACACGGATGACCGCCGAGTTTGCTGATTTTTTAAAAGAAATTAGTCCATACTAA
- a CDS encoding IS982 family transposase, whose translation MNNLSANYERILEVLRKISKEQLLSYQRRQPKLSDLELISLSLTAEFMGIDSENDLFRKLPDSLLSKIERSVYNRRRRKLVNKLNSIRLSLASHFNEFEDYFVVDSMPLEVCKLSRSSRSKICKENTYAFPDKGYCAAQSSNYYGYKLHAVCSVNGVFQSIDLSPASVHDINYLKDIKMQISDCTLIGDKGYLSTEIQLNLLETCNITLNTPMRSNQKNYKVQPYVFRKKRKRIETLFSQLCDQFMIRRNYAKTFEGFKTRIVAKITALTTIQYINKFIFGRNINNIKISII comes from the coding sequence ATGAACAACTTGAGTGCAAATTACGAAAGAATATTGGAAGTATTAAGAAAAATATCGAAAGAACAACTTTTAAGTTATCAAAGACGACAACCAAAGCTTAGTGATTTAGAACTTATCAGTTTGAGTCTTACTGCCGAATTTATGGGAATAGATAGTGAAAATGACCTTTTTAGAAAACTTCCAGATTCCCTATTATCAAAAATAGAGAGAAGTGTCTACAATAGAAGAAGACGAAAACTAGTTAATAAGCTCAACAGTATCAGGTTAAGCTTAGCTTCCCATTTTAATGAATTTGAAGATTATTTTGTAGTAGATAGTATGCCTTTAGAAGTTTGTAAATTATCACGCAGTTCTCGTTCAAAGATTTGTAAAGAAAACACTTATGCATTTCCAGATAAAGGTTATTGTGCAGCTCAAAGTTCTAATTATTACGGTTATAAACTGCACGCTGTTTGTTCTGTAAATGGTGTCTTTCAAAGTATCGATTTGAGTCCAGCATCTGTACACGATATTAATTATCTTAAAGATATTAAGATGCAAATAAGCGATTGTACATTAATTGGTGATAAAGGCTATTTATCAACAGAAATACAGCTTAACTTGCTTGAAACCTGTAATATAACGCTAAATACACCTATGAGAAGCAATCAAAAAAATTACAAAGTACAGCCTTATGTATTTAGAAAAAAGAGGAAAAGGATAGAAACATTATTTTCACAACTTTGTGACCAATTTATGATAAGACGCAATTATGCTAAAACTTTTGAAGGTTTTAAAACAAGAATCGTAGCTAAGATAACTGCTTTAACAACTATTCAGTATATCAATAAGTTTATTTTTGGGAGAAACATTAATAATATTAAAATTAGCATTATTTAA